The window TCCTGCAGCGTCTGGACGAAGCCGAGGATGGCCGTCAGGGGGGTCTTGATTTCATGTGTCACATTGGCTACAAAATCTGCCCTGACCCGTTCCAGCTTCCGCAGTTGGGTGACGTCGTGAAAAGCCATGATTGTTTTAGATTCTTCTTCCGGCAAACCCTTGATCGGCACAATGTTAACATTCAGCAGGAGCGGGTTGTCGTCGCCGAGAGAAATCTCCTGAGAGACAGGCTTGTCCTCGGTACGGCAGGCGTCAAGGGCGTTCTGCAGCTCCACATTGCGGAAGGCTTCCATTAAGGTTTTACCCGTTATCTCCGCGTATTTGTTGCCCAGAATGTCGCCGCCGCCTCTATTCACCATTTCAATGCGGTTTTCGCGATTCAGGATGACCATCCCCTCCGTCATGCTCGCAAAGACGGCGGCCAGTTTTTCCCTCTCTTCCCGGGCAATACGAATATTTTCTGTGTAGGTTTCTACGAGCAGGTTGATGTTATCGGCCAGTTGTTGGATTTCATCATGCGAGGAAATCAATAGGCTTCCGGGCGTCTCCTGCCCCCTCACCCTTTCCGTGTAGTCCTTGATTCTCAGGAGGGGGGAGATAAGCCGCGGAATAAAAAACAAAGCTAAAAGCAGAAAGGATGCCAAGATAATCACGGCCGCCCGGAAAACAATCTGGTAGAAATGGCTGATGGCGGTTTCAACTTCCCGCAGGGGCTTGGCCAGGCGTATATAACCCGTAATTTTCTCCCCGACACGCACCGGGAAGGCAACATACATCATATCAATGCGCAGGGTCTGGCTGTACCTGATGGCGCTGCCCTGCCCCTTGACCCGCGCTTCCTGAATTTCCGGACGGTCGAGATGGCTGTCAAAATTACTGGCCTCCCGGTCCGAGTCGGCCCGCACCTGGCCGTCTGCATTGACAACGGTGAGGCGCGACTGCCAGACTTCGGACAACTGTTGGATATTGTGGATAAGCTGCTCCCCCGGCATGAGCAGCATAACCCGTCCCTGGCTCAGCAACTCCTGCCTGATCTGGGCGGCGATGTCGCGCCGGGTCTGAGTGGCCACAAATAAGCTATCCAGGGAGATGACCACAAAGATGGTAAGCGCGTAAACGGTGAAAATTTTTCTAAACAGTCGGCTTTTCATCAGCTTGATTCCGCTCCGCCTTCCACCGGTTCTTCATGCCGGACGCTTTTGCCCGTTACCATATATACCACCATATCCGCAATGCCCTTGGCATGATCAGAAATCCGTTCCAGACTTTTGGAGATTTGCATAATAATAATAGCACGATGGATGGTGTGCCCGTCTTCTATCATGAAGGTCAGGAGCTCCCGGAATATCTGTTCGGTCAGATTATCTACCCGCTCGTCGTCACTTCTGACCTTGTTGGCCAGGGTAACATCTTCGTTGACTAAGGCGTCAATACTCTCTTTGATCATGCCCCGCGTGATCTCCGCCATGCGGGGCAGATCTATGTAAGGTTTCAACTGCGGCTCGGCATTCAAAATGATCACTTTTTTGGCAATATTTACCGCCATGTCGCCGATCCTCTCCAGGTGGCCGTTGATCTTGATGGCCGTGGTAATAAACCGCAAGTCCCGTGCGGCGGGTTGTCTCAAAGCCAGCAGGCGGATACACTTATCCTCGATATCCATATCGAGACGATCTATCTGATCGTCTTCGGCCACCACCTTGCGGGCAAGGGCCGAGTCCCGCTGCAGGAGGGAATTGACGCTTTTTTCAATGGCCTTTTCCGCGAGAGCCCCCATATAGATCAAGCTGGTTCTCACCTCCTGGAGCTCGCTCTCGTACTGGACACTGGTATGCCGTTTTTCTATTTCCATATCTTCCTTTTCCCCCGTTTGGGACAGATTGTAGGGGCGGGTTTGAAACCAGCCCCTACGGAGTCTCCTCAATTCAACCAAACCGGCCCGTGATGTATTCTTCCGTCTGCTTCACATCGGGGGCCGTGAAAAGTTTTTCCGTTGAACTGTATTCTATCAGTTTTCCGATATAAAAGAATCCCGTTTTATCGGAAATACGCGCCGCCTGCTGCATGTTATGGGTGACGATGATGATCGTATATTTTTCCTTTAATTCTTCAATCAACTCTTCAATCCTGGCCGTCGCGATGGGATCGAGGGCCGAGGTGGGCTCATCCATCAGGAGCACATCGGGCTTCATGGCGATGGCCCGGGCAATGCAAAGACGTTGCTGCTGCCCGCCCGACAGGGTCATGGCCGGTTTATGGAGGATATCCTTTACCTCATCCCAGAGAACCGCCTGCCGCAGGCTCTGTTCAACCAAGGCATCGAGACCATTACTGTCGCTCAGCCCTGTGAGCCGGGGCCCAAAGGTAATGTTGTTATAGATCGTCTTGGGAAAGGGGTTGGGTTTCTGAAATACCATGCCGATCCGTTGGCGGATTTCGACGGGATCAACCTCGGGGGCGTAGATATTTTGACCTTCGAAGATGATCTCGCCTTCCACGCGGGTGCCGTCAATCAAATCGTTCATGCGATTGAAGAGACGCAGCAGGGTGGATTTGCCGCAGCCAGATGGCCCGATGAGCGCGGTAACGCGGTTCTTCTCAAAATCCATCGTGATGTCCGTCAGGGCCTGAAAGCTGCCATAGAAAAAATTCAGATTGCGAACTTCAATTATTTTGTTGTCTTTCGTAGTTACCAACGTTTCTTTCTCCTTATGGTGCTCCTGATGACAATGGCGATCAGATCAACGCCGAGGACAAGGGCAATGAGCACGAGGACGGTCCCGAACTGAATAGGCATGGTCTCCTCGATATTGGTGCCCGCCGTCGCCAAAACATAGATATGGTAGGGTAGCGCCATGACTTCGTCAAATATCGAGTGGGGCAGTTTGGTGGTAAAGAATGCCGCCGCCGTAAACATGATGGGGGCCGTTTCCCCCGCTGCTCTGCCAATCCCGAGGATCGAGCCCGTTAGAATGCCCGGCAGGGCAGAGGGTAAAACAATCTTGTAGATAGTCTTCCATTTGGAGACACCGAGGGCCAGGGAGGCCTCCCGGAAGGTTTGCGGCACCGCTTTCAAGGCCTCTTCGGAGGCGCCGATAATCGTCGGTAAAATCAAAAAACCCAGGGTCAGAGATCCCGCGAGGATGGAAGAACCGAATTTCAGGAAAACGACGAAGAAACCCAAACCGAAGAGACCGAAGACGACCGAGGGAACCCCGGCGAGGCAATTAATGCCAATTCTGATGCTTCTTACCAATTTACCCTGGCGGGCGTATTCGGAAAGATAGGTGGCCGAAGCGACGCCCAGCGGCAAACCGACCGCTACTGCGCCAATAACGAGATACAGGGTGCCGATAATGGCGGGCATAATGCCCCCCTTGGTCATGGCATCCGTCGGCGGTTTGGTAATGAAGTCCCAACTGATTACGGAGATGCCCTTCAGGAAGATATCCAGCAGGATGCCTCCCAGCGCACATACTATGACCAAGGCGGTGAGACGCAGGACGACAAAAAACATCTTCTGTTTAAGATATCGCCACTTAAGTGATGATCTGCCCAGAGTAGCTGTTTGATCCGCCATCATAAGGTTCCCGATCCTACTTCCTTGTACTTGTTAGATATATAATCGGAAATGAGGCTGAAGAGAAACGTCAGGAGAAAAAGCACGATGCCCGTGGCAAACAGGGCGTGGTAGTGGTCGCCGCCAAAGGGCGCTTCGCCCATTTCAGCGGCAATGCTCGCCGGGAGAGGCCGTACGGAATCAAAAATGTTGCGCGGCAGCGCCGCTGAGCCGCCGGCAACCATGAGCACCACCATTGTTTCCCCCATTACCCGCGCCATGCCGAGAATGACGGCCGTAGAAATACCAGATAAGGCAGCCGGCATAGTTACCTGGGTAATGGTTTCGAGCCTTGTTGCACCGAGCGCGTAGGAAGCCTCTTTATACTCGCGCGGCACGGAATACAGGGCATCTTCAGAGATGCTGGCGATGGTGGGAATGGCCATCAAAGCCAGGAGCAGGGAAGCATTGACGATGTTCAATCCCGTCGGCAGGTCGAAGGTATCCTGAATCCAGGGTGCGACAATGACCATGCCGAAAAAACCGAGCACGACGGAAGGCAGACCGGCCAGAAGTTCAATGAGGGATTTGAAGACCTCTTTCAGGGCCGGGTGAGCAACCTCGGCAATGTAAACGGCGGCAAGCACCCCCAAGGGTACGGCAATTATCGTTGCCACACAAGTTACCAAGAATGAACCGACGATCAGCGGGAAGATGCCGAAAGAGGGCGGGTTGTAGGTGGGATACCATTCCATGCCGAAGAGAAAGCCGGCCACCGATACCTTTTTAAAGATCGGCAAGCCTTCCTGAAACAGGGAAAAAACAATCAGCCCCAGGATGACAATGGAAGTCAGGGAAAAGGCGAAAAATATTTTCCGGATGATATTTTCTTTTTGCGACCGTTTCATAATTTATCTGTCCCCCTCCCCTTTTCCCCTGTGCCAATTCAATCGCACCCATTTATGTAGGGGCGGGTTTAAAACCCGCCCTTACTTGCTCTTTTTCCCTTTTGTCGGACTCGCGAGGGGCACAAAACCAGTTTTTGACACCAATTTCTGTCCTTCGGCGCTCTTCACGAAAGCGATGAATTTGGCTGCCTCTCCCTTCGGCTCTCCATTTGTGTACATGTAGAGTTCCCGGGAAAGCGGATACTTCCGGGAAAGAGCTGTTTCCTGGGTAGCCGGGATACC is drawn from Deltaproteobacteria bacterium and contains these coding sequences:
- a CDS encoding ATP-binding protein, giving the protein MKSRLFRKIFTVYALTIFVVISLDSLFVATQTRRDIAAQIRQELLSQGRVMLLMPGEQLIHNIQQLSEVWQSRLTVVNADGQVRADSDREASNFDSHLDRPEIQEARVKGQGSAIRYSQTLRIDMMYVAFPVRVGEKITGYIRLAKPLREVETAISHFYQIVFRAAVIILASFLLLALFFIPRLISPLLRIKDYTERVRGQETPGSLLISSHDEIQQLADNINLLVETYTENIRIAREEREKLAAVFASMTEGMVILNRENRIEMVNRGGGDILGNKYAEITGKTLMEAFRNVELQNALDACRTEDKPVSQEISLGDDNPLLLNVNIVPIKGLPEEESKTIMAFHDVTQLRKLERVRADFVANVTHEIKTPLTAILGFVQTLQEGAMEDKTQAARFLSIISANALRLNRLVEDLLTLSRLELGEAGLRLEKVDVRDAVLQAIAVIEGQAKAKGLAIRQDWPDDLPPILADADSLLQILLNVLDNAVKFTPSGSIAVAISETHPYLTITIADSGIGIPRHELARLGERFYRVDKMRSRELGGTGLGLSIVKHLLKAHRGWMEVESQPGAGTTVKLLFPIDA
- the phoU gene encoding phosphate signaling complex protein PhoU codes for the protein MEKRHTSVQYESELQEVRTSLIYMGALAEKAIEKSVNSLLQRDSALARKVVAEDDQIDRLDMDIEDKCIRLLALRQPAARDLRFITTAIKINGHLERIGDMAVNIAKKVIILNAEPQLKPYIDLPRMAEITRGMIKESIDALVNEDVTLANKVRSDDERVDNLTEQIFRELLTFMIEDGHTIHRAIIIMQISKSLERISDHAKGIADMVVYMVTGKSVRHEEPVEGGAESS
- the pstB gene encoding phosphate ABC transporter ATP-binding protein PstB, translating into MVTTKDNKIIEVRNLNFFYGSFQALTDITMDFEKNRVTALIGPSGCGKSTLLRLFNRMNDLIDGTRVEGEIIFEGQNIYAPEVDPVEIRQRIGMVFQKPNPFPKTIYNNITFGPRLTGLSDSNGLDALVEQSLRQAVLWDEVKDILHKPAMTLSGGQQQRLCIARAIAMKPDVLLMDEPTSALDPIATARIEELIEELKEKYTIIIVTHNMQQAARISDKTGFFYIGKLIEYSSTEKLFTAPDVKQTEEYITGRFG
- the pstA gene encoding phosphate ABC transporter permease PstA → MMADQTATLGRSSLKWRYLKQKMFFVVLRLTALVIVCALGGILLDIFLKGISVISWDFITKPPTDAMTKGGIMPAIIGTLYLVIGAVAVGLPLGVASATYLSEYARQGKLVRSIRIGINCLAGVPSVVFGLFGLGFFVVFLKFGSSILAGSLTLGFLILPTIIGASEEALKAVPQTFREASLALGVSKWKTIYKIVLPSALPGILTGSILGIGRAAGETAPIMFTAAAFFTTKLPHSIFDEVMALPYHIYVLATAGTNIEETMPIQFGTVLVLIALVLGVDLIAIVIRSTIRRKKRW
- the pstC gene encoding phosphate ABC transporter permease subunit PstC gives rise to the protein MKRSQKENIIRKIFFAFSLTSIVILGLIVFSLFQEGLPIFKKVSVAGFLFGMEWYPTYNPPSFGIFPLIVGSFLVTCVATIIAVPLGVLAAVYIAEVAHPALKEVFKSLIELLAGLPSVVLGFFGMVIVAPWIQDTFDLPTGLNIVNASLLLALMAIPTIASISEDALYSVPREYKEASYALGATRLETITQVTMPAALSGISTAVILGMARVMGETMVVLMVAGGSAALPRNIFDSVRPLPASIAAEMGEAPFGGDHYHALFATGIVLFLLTFLFSLISDYISNKYKEVGSGTL